The Lactuca sativa cultivar Salinas chromosome 2, Lsat_Salinas_v11, whole genome shotgun sequence genome includes the window GTGTACAAAATAAATAAGCAACAAAAAAGTAGTTATAACATATCACTCAGTTATGCCAAAAATGCCCATATCTAAGCATTTACACCAATTGCATAAATTCAAATTCCTTATTTAACAAACTTGAATGTATGATGCTATAGTAACCAAatgaatgaaagtacattgctactatttttgtaattgaTAGTTTTATGaaagtacaatgatgtaataCAATCTTGATTTACATCCTACCTGTGATTCTTGCAGATAGTAAATGTGGAATCACACTTTTTGGCTGGTAACAACACCACTATTGAAGCTTCTCCTGCTATGTCGACACCTCGTGCGATATGTATGTTgggttttcactttttttttcttatcatGTCAATGATACGTTTTGGTTAAACATTTCACAAATATTTTAATCTTAAAAAAAACGAAAGCAATCAATATCCTACAAAAGAAAGTTAAGAGGCCAcattaaaataaaagagaattttgtgtatgcttttattaaaaatcaaaaatatcatgtttataaatctaaatataaaatataatctaTACCTTTTGTAGTTGAAGcatttttaacatattttacaATTAATTGTTTTTAACAATTGATTACTATAGATATCTAAATAATTAAATCCTATTCAAGTAATTATGCACTCTCGTCTCTTCTATTTTCAACATTGAATCTTGAAAGAGGTAAAGATCAAAATATttcttttaatataattaaaccaACAGATAAGTCTAGAAGAAGGCACAAGTATGGGCGATGTGGTAAGTACGTTCACCTTGAAAAGACATTCAAGAATCTTGCACCTCAAGGTTCAGATCTAAGTAAAACATCCACCTCTAAAAGGTTACTCATATTTTCCATTTCCTTTGTtttatttcatgaaaatgatatcaATGCTTATACAATGCTAATAATATTATGTATTTCAGGGGATGTCGAAAGAATAGAAAATCTCGTGGTACCAGGGCAGTATTAGGCTCTATGTGAAAGAAGTTTGTGCAAATAATTGGTcccttttatatgttttttttgttcgtTATGCTATTTTTCTTTGAAAGACAATGTCCATTGATTGTGTTTTGTGTGGTTTTTCTTTATCATTGAATAC containing:
- the LOC111913009 gene encoding uncharacterized protein LOC111913009 isoform X1 codes for the protein MSYFNSFHYGEEVRVIGGEYEGAEGIFLKPMFEIWTEERKIIIVEPHFVDGYDNTPMTPPISETTTLTRSPPLASSMSTTGENIVNVESHFLAGNNTTIEASPAMSTPRAIYKSRRRHKYGRCGKYVHLEKTFKNLAPQGSDLSKTSTSKRGCRKNRKSRGTRAVLGSM